Proteins from a genomic interval of Sparus aurata chromosome 21, fSpaAur1.1, whole genome shotgun sequence:
- the LOC115572996 gene encoding zinc finger BED domain-containing protein 1-like: protein MKTEERHLAEACARQFLDVANQWAIADKITTIGTDSAPNMIAAGRILPFEHLPCIAHLVQRAIVMSLRDGGFDGVLAKCRKVVGHFKHSPANSDELNAQQASLEQAQESLVQDVPTRWNSTLAMIKRLRRNRDAVHATLSQQSHRLTLPTNAEYEKLAKLEELLEPCRYITELLGGEKYVSCSVVLPALCHLQQAMKISDEDPAYIVRFKAAFTKDLNQRREKTNLEWLKVATALDPRFKDLKCLPRAEREPVWAKLSELVRGEESALQLPKTENPEPPKKKTALLLMASESESEEETPVDNAVERYKVEPSASLDQCPLKWWSEHTAVHGKMAHIARKYLGTPATTVPCERLFSLAGHIVQKRRSSLSPENVNKLVCLSDWWKKER from the exons ATGAAAACAGAGGAGCGTCACTTGGCAGAAGCGTGTGCCAGGCAGTTTCTCGACGTCGCTAATCAGTGGGCTATAGCTGACAAAATCACCACTATTGGAACAGACAGCGCCCCCAACATGATAGCAGCAGGAAGGATACTGCCATTCGAGCATTTGCCCTGCATTGCGCATCTTGTACAGAGGGCCATTGTAATGTCACTTCGTGACGGTGGTTTTGATGGTGTACTGGCCAAGTGCCGTAAAGTGGTTGGACATTTCAAACACAGTCCGGCCAACTCAGACGAGCTGAATGCCCAGCAAGCCTCCCTTGAACAAGCCCAGGAGTCACTCGTGCAAGACGTTCCAACACGTTGGAATTCCACCCTCGCGATGATCAAGCGCTTGAGGCGCAACAGAGACGCAGTGCACGCAACGCTGTCCCAGCAGAGCCACAGACTGACCCTCCCAACAAATGCTGAATATGAGAAGTTGGCAAAGCTTGAGGAACTGCTAGAGCCATGCAG gtacatCACTGAGCTCCTTGGTGGGGAAAAGTATGTATCCTGCTCTGTGGTTCTCCCTGCCCTGTGCCACCTTCAGCAAGCGATGAAGATCTCAGATGAGGATCCTGCCTACATTGTGCGATTCAAGGCTGCCTTCACCAAGGACCTCAACCAGCggagggagaaaacaaactTGGAATGGCTGAAG gTGGCTACTGCTTTGGATCCACGATTTAAGGACCTCAAGTGCCTGcccagagcagagagggagccAGTGTGGGCAAAGCTGAGTGAGTTGGTGAGGGGAGAAGAATCTGCTCTGCAGCTGCCCAAGACGGAGAACCCTGAGCCACCCAAGAAGAAAACAGCCCTGCTACTGATGGCATCAGAGTCAGAGTCGGAAGAGGAGACACCAGTAGACAATGCTGTGGAGAGGTACAAGGTAGAGCCCAGTGCTAGCTTGGATCAGTGTCCACTGAAGTGGTGGTCAGAGCACACTGCTGTCCATGGTAAGATGGCCCACATTGCCCGGAAGTACTTGGGGACTCCTGCCACTACTGTCCCATGTGAGAGACTGTTCTCATTAGCAGGCCATATTGTACAGAAGAGGCGATCTAGTTTGTCACCAGAAAATGTGAACAAGCTGGTATGTCTGAGTGACTGGTGGAAGAAGGAGAGGTAG